The Oncorhynchus kisutch isolate 150728-3 linkage group LG10, Okis_V2, whole genome shotgun sequence region CATGGAGAGGTAAGGAGAGGGGAGTGGCCAAGGTGTGGCTaagcccctcccctctccctttctcttctgaTATAGTTTCAGACAGGCAGAGCGGGATGGGGTTAGGGTCACACAGAGATGATGGCGAGGGAAGGTGGGTAAAGAATGCAGCATAATTTAAGTGAAAAGACGTAACTTACCTGTGTGGTCatcgtcgtcatcatcatcatcatcgtcgtcatcatcgtcgtcgtcgtcgtcatCATCGTCGTCGTCGTCATCATCATCGTCgttatcatcgtcatcatcatcgtcgtcatcatcatcatcgtcgtcgTCATCATCGTCGTCGTCATCATCGTTGtcgtcatcgtcatcatcatcatcgtcgtcgTCATCATCGTCGTCGTCATCGTCGTCATCGTCGTTGTCGTCATCATCgtcgtcgtcatcatcatcatcatcatcatcgttatCATCGTCGTCGTCGTCATCATCATTGTCATCATCCTCTTTACtgtccccatcatcatcatcatcatcatcatcgtcgtcgTCGTCATCTCCCCCTACATCCGCTGCATGCTCCCCCTCGTCATCAGCTACTACATCCTGTTGGGGGGCCAGAGGCAGGTCTTGAGCATTGACGCCAGGGGCAAGAGGGGTCTGGAAGGTG contains the following coding sequences:
- the LOC109898229 gene encoding uncharacterized protein LOC109898229, producing MASFKTWLLGLFLALLCTFQTPLAPGVNAQDLPLAPQQDVVADDEGEHAADVGGDDDDDDDDDDDDDGDSKEDDDNDDDDDDDDNDDDDDDDDDDDDDDNDDDDDDDDDDDDDDDDDDDDDNDDDDDDDDDDDDDDDDDDDDDDNDDDDDDDDDDDDDDDDDDDDDDDDDDDDHTEADGNDDDDDDDEPVAADDDDDDDDNDDDDDEEEDDQLYHKGSLCSYCEYCEHCDTCNKCPCAEGDKSAHCDTCQMCNFCYVCPICSTLCQPGGFLDELTGSIYKTVADVFEADK